In Rhodobacter xanthinilyticus, a single window of DNA contains:
- the ald gene encoding alanine dehydrogenase, translating into MKVGCVREIKAQEYRVGLTPEAVTELAARGHEVLIESGAGAGSGYDDGHYKEAGARILRDAEGVFAASDMIVKVKEPQAEERAMLRRDQLLFTYLHLAADLDQTRDLVKSGATCIAYETVTDRNGALPLLAPMSEVAGKLAPQMGAWAMQKANGGCGVLMGGVAGVAPAKVVVIGGGVVGTQAARVAAGMGADVTILDRSIPRLRQLDELYGGLFRTAYSSKATTEALVYKADLVIGAVLIPGAKAPKLITRAMLGRMKPGAVIVDVAIDQGGCTETSHATTHDDPIYEIDGVIHYCVANMPGAVARTATQALGNATLPFLLELADKGWKRACAEDPHLLNGLNVHAGQITCPAVGRALGLPFITGSDALAM; encoded by the coding sequence ATGAAAGTCGGATGCGTTCGGGAGATCAAGGCACAGGAATATCGCGTCGGGCTGACGCCCGAGGCGGTGACGGAGCTCGCCGCGCGGGGCCATGAGGTGCTCATCGAGAGCGGCGCGGGGGCCGGGTCGGGCTATGACGACGGCCATTACAAGGAGGCGGGCGCGCGGATCCTGCGCGATGCCGAGGGGGTGTTTGCCGCCTCCGACATGATCGTGAAGGTGAAGGAGCCGCAGGCGGAGGAGCGCGCGATGCTGCGCCGCGATCAGCTGCTCTTCACCTATCTGCACCTCGCCGCCGACCTCGATCAGACCCGCGATCTGGTCAAATCCGGCGCGACCTGCATCGCCTATGAAACGGTGACCGACCGCAACGGCGCGCTGCCGCTGCTCGCGCCGATGTCGGAGGTGGCAGGCAAGCTCGCGCCGCAGATGGGCGCTTGGGCGATGCAAAAGGCGAACGGCGGCTGCGGCGTGCTGATGGGCGGGGTCGCGGGCGTGGCGCCGGCCAAGGTCGTGGTGATCGGCGGCGGCGTCGTCGGCACGCAGGCCGCGCGGGTCGCCGCCGGGATGGGGGCGGATGTGACCATCCTCGACCGCTCGATCCCGCGGCTGCGCCAGCTCGACGAGCTCTATGGCGGCCTCTTCCGCACCGCCTATTCAAGCAAGGCGACGACCGAAGCCCTTGTTTACAAAGCCGATCTCGTGATCGGGGCGGTGCTGATCCCGGGCGCGAAGGCGCCCAAGCTGATCACCCGCGCGATGCTCGGGCGGATGAAGCCGGGCGCGGTGATCGTCGATGTCGCGATCGATCAGGGCGGCTGCACTGAGACCTCACACGCCACCACGCATGATGACCCGATCTACGAAATCGACGGTGTGATCCATTATTGCGTGGCGAACATGCCCGGCGCGGTGGCGCGCACCGCGACCCAGGCGCTCGGCAATGCGACGCTGCCGTTCCTGCTCGAACTCGCTGACAAGGGTTGGAAACGGGCCTGCGCGGAGGATCCGCATCTGCTCAACGGGCTGAATGTCCACGCCGGCCAGATCACCTGCCCG
- a CDS encoding Lrp/AsnC family transcriptional regulator — MSIDATDRRILTVLQKLGRISNAELSERVNLSASACHRRVQRLEEEGYIRDYVALLDARKLGRPTTVFVEITLSGQADEVLEAFEREVKKIPDVLECHLMAGSADYLLKVVAEDTEDFARIHRAKLARLPGVQGMQSSFALRTVFKTTALPV; from the coding sequence ATGAGCATTGACGCCACAGATCGCCGGATCCTCACCGTTTTGCAAAAGCTCGGGCGGATCTCCAACGCCGAGCTGTCCGAGCGGGTGAACCTCTCCGCCTCGGCCTGTCACCGCCGCGTGCAGCGGCTCGAGGAGGAGGGCTATATCCGCGATTATGTCGCGCTGCTCGATGCCCGCAAGCTCGGCCGGCCGACCACGGTTTTCGTCGAGATCACGCTCTCGGGGCAGGCCGATGAGGTGCTCGAGGCCTTTGAGCGCGAGGTCAAGAAGATCCCCGATGTGCTCGAATGTCACCTGATGGCGGGCTCGGCGGATTATCTTCTGAAGGTCGTGGCCGAGGATACCGAGGATTTCGCCCGCATCCACCGCGCCAAGCTCGCGCGGTTGCCCGGCGTGCAGGGGATGCAATCGAGCTTCGCGCTGCGCACGGTGTTCAAGACGACCGCGCTTCCGGTTTAA